From a single bacterium genomic region:
- a CDS encoding glycoside hydrolase family 2 TIM barrel-domain containing protein: MKFKLPYIMNPLFLHAILSAMFTVAFAQPQTGELFTKSWRFHLGDVKDGQNSKFDDSQWRLINLPHDWSIEGLAQFDTSETEAPEFNIVKGEWKFNKGDNLLWKDPGLNDISWQIVKLPSTWEEHSNYTPDNVYGWYRCGLTVPADLKGKDIVISVGKIDDADETYFNGVKVGGMGSFPPNYITAWDLLRHYKVPHEIIKYGEINTIAVRVFDGIMGGGIYNDGEKVIEGPFDSTCPGGSGAGYINAGIGWYRKEFALPENIQDKRVFIIFDGVYMNSDVWINGVHLGNRPYGYSSFQYELTPHLKFGQDKNVLAVRVEVQQPCSRWYSGAGIYRNVRLNIKEPVHIAPWGIMITTPEVSESEATVRVETKIQNQSGSVVPVKLETVIEDETGRRVAKRSSVFQEIKADSIGIFEQFIKVAKPRLWSLENPTLYCVESKILVQNNSVDACKTLFGIRTFEFTTDKGFFLNGKHVDIKGVCQHHDLGCLGSAINKRAIERQLEILKSFGCNAIRTSHNPPAPELLDLCDHMGFLVMDEAFDEWIRNKTMFGYGSFFNQWSERDLRDMIHRDRNHPSIILWSIGNEIPEQNNADAYEMSKRLVDICHAEDPTRPVTSGCNTPEAAIQSGFSKPLDLFGINYSMPFYQTLKGKAKLIATETASAVSTRGEYNLVQEGDTLVIKKELNNQCASYDMTTPSWGSTAEATLKAVKSAPWVAGEFVWTGFDYIGEPSPFAWPSVSSYFGIVDLCGFPKDRYYLYQSQWTTKPMVHILPHWNWQGFEGKEIPVWCYSNCESVELFLNEKSLGEKIFRDTEDLHLAWQVPYAPGTLKAIAKNNGLTVCTDIVQTAGLAAKIRLTPDRAEISADGKDLSYVKVEIVDQEGRVCPNANHLVKFVIKGAGAIAGVDNGNPTSHEHFKASERRAFHGLCLVVIQSQENSGEIKLEATTDGLKNAVVTLKSL, translated from the coding sequence ATGAAATTTAAACTTCCATATATTATGAATCCTTTATTTTTACATGCAATTTTATCAGCGATGTTTACCGTTGCTTTCGCTCAGCCGCAAACAGGGGAGCTGTTCACCAAATCATGGCGCTTTCATCTCGGCGATGTCAAGGATGGACAGAATTCCAAGTTTGATGATTCGCAGTGGAGACTGATAAACCTGCCCCACGACTGGAGTATCGAAGGGCTTGCTCAATTCGATACGAGCGAGACGGAGGCGCCTGAATTCAATATTGTGAAAGGTGAATGGAAATTCAATAAAGGCGACAATCTGCTTTGGAAGGACCCTGGCCTGAACGACATTTCCTGGCAGATTGTGAAACTCCCTTCCACCTGGGAAGAACATTCAAACTACACTCCGGATAATGTGTATGGCTGGTACCGCTGCGGATTGACTGTTCCTGCGGATCTAAAAGGAAAAGATATCGTCATCAGCGTCGGCAAAATTGACGATGCTGACGAGACTTACTTCAACGGCGTAAAAGTGGGCGGTATGGGTTCTTTCCCTCCCAACTATATAACGGCTTGGGATCTTTTACGGCATTATAAAGTCCCTCACGAAATAATCAAGTACGGCGAAATAAACACCATCGCCGTTCGGGTGTTCGACGGGATCATGGGCGGCGGCATTTATAATGATGGCGAAAAAGTGATTGAAGGACCTTTTGACTCAACCTGCCCGGGCGGAAGCGGTGCGGGATATATCAATGCAGGAATCGGCTGGTACCGGAAAGAGTTTGCACTGCCGGAAAATATTCAAGACAAGCGGGTTTTCATCATATTTGACGGCGTGTATATGAACAGTGACGTCTGGATCAACGGCGTTCATCTCGGTAATCGACCTTATGGCTATTCCAGCTTTCAGTATGAATTAACCCCACATCTGAAATTTGGTCAAGACAAAAATGTATTGGCGGTCAGGGTAGAAGTTCAGCAACCCTGCTCGCGCTGGTATTCCGGCGCAGGCATTTACCGGAATGTAAGATTGAATATCAAGGAACCGGTTCATATCGCTCCATGGGGGATTATGATCACAACCCCGGAAGTGTCTGAAAGCGAAGCAACGGTTCGCGTCGAAACCAAGATTCAGAATCAATCCGGTTCTGTCGTACCAGTAAAGCTTGAAACTGTCATTGAGGATGAAACCGGACGTCGGGTTGCCAAAAGGAGCAGCGTTTTTCAGGAAATTAAAGCGGACAGCATTGGCATTTTCGAACAGTTTATAAAGGTCGCAAAACCCAGGTTGTGGTCACTGGAAAATCCGACGCTGTACTGCGTTGAATCCAAAATCCTTGTGCAAAACAATAGTGTGGATGCCTGTAAAACGCTTTTCGGCATCCGCACGTTTGAATTTACAACAGACAAAGGTTTTTTCTTGAATGGCAAACACGTCGACATCAAGGGCGTGTGCCAGCATCACGATCTGGGATGCCTTGGCAGTGCCATCAACAAACGGGCCATCGAACGTCAGTTGGAAATCCTGAAAAGCTTTGGCTGCAACGCCATTCGCACAAGCCACAATCCGCCTGCACCCGAGCTGCTGGATTTATGCGATCATATGGGGTTCCTGGTCATGGACGAGGCGTTCGACGAATGGATCAGAAACAAGACCATGTTCGGATATGGCTCGTTTTTTAACCAATGGAGCGAGCGGGATCTACGGGACATGATTCATCGCGACCGGAACCATCCCAGTATTATCCTGTGGAGCATCGGCAACGAAATCCCCGAGCAAAATAATGCTGATGCATACGAGATGTCAAAGCGGCTTGTGGATATCTGTCATGCGGAAGACCCGACGCGGCCTGTCACTTCGGGATGTAATACCCCGGAAGCGGCCATCCAGAGCGGCTTTTCAAAACCACTCGACCTGTTCGGCATTAATTATTCCATGCCCTTCTACCAGACGCTGAAAGGCAAGGCGAAGTTGATTGCCACTGAAACTGCTTCGGCCGTCAGCACTCGTGGAGAATACAATCTGGTTCAAGAAGGAGATACGCTGGTTATCAAAAAAGAGTTGAATAACCAGTGCGCTTCTTACGATATGACCACGCCCAGTTGGGGAAGTACCGCGGAAGCTACGCTCAAAGCGGTCAAAAGCGCACCGTGGGTTGCCGGTGAATTCGTATGGACAGGGTTTGACTACATTGGCGAGCCGTCGCCTTTTGCCTGGCCTTCAGTGAGTTCTTATTTCGGTATTGTGGATTTATGCGGATTTCCCAAAGATCGCTATTACCTTTATCAAAGCCAGTGGACAACCAAACCAATGGTTCATATTCTTCCCCATTGGAACTGGCAAGGTTTCGAAGGCAAGGAGATACCGGTCTGGTGTTACAGCAATTGTGAATCAGTGGAATTGTTTTTGAATGAAAAGTCACTTGGCGAAAAGATATTCCGTGATACCGAGGACTTGCATTTGGCATGGCAAGTCCCTTACGCTCCGGGAACGTTAAAGGCTATTGCTAAGAACAATGGATTGACCGTGTGCACGGATATAGTTCAAACCGCAGGTTTAGCGGCCAAAATAAGGCTGACGCCGGATCGTGCCGAAATCAGCGCCGATGGCAAGGATCTTTCGTATGTTAAAGTCGAGATTGTGGATCAGGAAGGTCGTGTCTGCCCCAATGCCAACCATCTTGTGAAATTCGTAATTAAAGGCGCAGGCGCTATTGCCGGAGTGGACAACGGGAATCCCACCAGCCATGAGCATTTTAAAGCCAGCGAGCGAAGGGCATTCCACGGTTTGTGCCTTGTTGTGATCCAGTCGCAAGAGAACTCTGGAGAAATAAAACTTGAAGCGACGACGGATGGCTTGAAAAATGCAGTAGTAACATTAAAAAGCCTGTGA
- a CDS encoding glycoside hydrolase family 3 C-terminal domain-containing protein: MKKILLLAVFALFFAHLQAQTLPYQNPGKSSLERARDLLGRLTLEEKAVLMCDISEAIPRLGIKKFNWWSEALHGLANNDSVTVFPQPIGMAASFDDALVYQIFDAVSDEVRSKYNQAQKRGLENRRFLSLSVWTPNINIFRDPRWGRGQETYGEDPYLMTRMGMAVVRGLQGPPESRYKKLLACAKHFAVHSGPEWSRHTLNVNNVDPRDLRETYLPAFKALVQDADVREVMCAYQRLDDEPCCGNTRLLQKILRDEWGFKYLVVSDCGAISDFYTSHKVSSDTLHAAAKGVLAGTDVECAGPAYLQLPKAVQKGLIDEEEIDQSVLRILAARFDLGEMDDDALVPWTKIPASVINCSEHRKLALDMALETMTLLQNRNHVLPLSRSIKKIAVIGPNADEARMMWGNYNGTPLHTITILDGIKSKLPAEKIVYDRGCDLTDKTYIESIIGKCSISGKVGIKATYWNNRDLTGDVAATVQITQPIQLTTDGQHAFAPGVNLQDFSGKYETVYKPSESGEIIFKVEPRGRFELVVNADTLYKPVRFGPRTLRIPLKVEKGKEYKIEACFRQIGRWPAGLRMNFGKEMPVKFDELIKKLHGIDIVVFAGGISSQLEGEQMPVELPGFKGGDRTDIELPEIQRNCLQALKQAGKQIILVNCSGSAMGLMPETETCAAILQAWYGGESGGQAVADVLFGDYNPSGKLPITFYKNIQQVGDFEDYSMKGRTYRYMSDPLYPFGFGLSYTAFLIGEASLNKMKINKEESVELTIPVSNIGKRDGTEIVQVYVRKANETEGLLKTLKGFQRVDVAAGKTQKAIINLPAGAFEFFDRKSGKMAVTPGEYQVFYGNSSDAKDLKWITIAIQ; encoded by the coding sequence ATGAAAAAGATTTTGCTGCTTGCTGTGTTCGCTCTGTTTTTTGCGCATCTCCAGGCCCAAACGCTGCCATATCAGAATCCGGGAAAAAGTTCGCTGGAGCGAGCCCGGGATCTGCTCGGTCGACTGACGCTGGAGGAAAAGGCTGTTTTAATGTGCGATATTTCTGAAGCTATTCCGCGACTGGGCATCAAAAAATTCAACTGGTGGAGTGAAGCCTTGCACGGTTTGGCGAATAATGACAGCGTGACCGTTTTCCCGCAGCCAATCGGCATGGCCGCTTCCTTTGATGACGCCCTGGTATATCAAATATTCGATGCCGTTTCCGACGAAGTTCGCTCTAAATACAACCAGGCCCAGAAGCGGGGTCTGGAAAATCGCCGTTTTCTGAGCCTTTCGGTCTGGACCCCCAACATCAATATTTTCCGCGACCCGCGTTGGGGGCGAGGCCAGGAAACTTATGGTGAAGACCCTTACCTGATGACGCGTATGGGCATGGCTGTAGTCAGAGGACTGCAGGGCCCTCCTGAGAGTCGATATAAAAAGCTCTTGGCTTGCGCCAAGCATTTCGCCGTTCACTCCGGACCGGAATGGAGCCGTCACACGCTCAACGTCAATAACGTTGACCCGCGCGATTTACGGGAAACTTATCTGCCGGCGTTCAAAGCTCTGGTTCAGGATGCCGATGTCCGGGAAGTGATGTGCGCCTATCAGCGTTTGGATGATGAACCCTGCTGCGGCAACACGCGGCTGCTGCAAAAAATCCTGCGGGATGAATGGGGCTTCAAATACCTCGTCGTTTCCGACTGCGGCGCCATTTCTGATTTTTATACCAGCCACAAAGTATCCTCGGACACGCTGCATGCCGCGGCCAAAGGCGTATTAGCCGGAACCGATGTAGAATGCGCCGGCCCGGCCTACCTGCAATTGCCGAAAGCCGTGCAAAAAGGCTTGATCGATGAAGAAGAAATAGATCAAAGCGTGCTGCGCATACTGGCCGCTCGTTTTGATCTGGGAGAAATGGATGATGATGCCTTGGTGCCCTGGACGAAAATTCCAGCTTCAGTGATCAATTGCAGCGAACATCGAAAATTGGCGTTGGATATGGCCCTTGAAACCATGACTCTGTTGCAGAACAGAAATCATGTTTTGCCTCTCTCCCGCTCCATAAAAAAGATCGCCGTGATCGGGCCCAACGCCGATGAGGCCAGAATGATGTGGGGAAACTACAATGGCACGCCTTTGCATACCATAACGATCCTGGATGGTATCAAATCCAAACTCCCTGCTGAAAAAATTGTCTATGACCGGGGATGTGACCTGACAGATAAAACGTATATTGAATCCATTATCGGAAAGTGTTCCATTTCCGGCAAAGTAGGCATCAAAGCAACGTATTGGAACAACCGTGATCTGACCGGAGACGTCGCCGCCACCGTGCAGATCACTCAGCCAATCCAATTAACGACGGATGGGCAGCATGCCTTTGCACCAGGCGTGAATCTGCAGGATTTTTCCGGGAAATATGAGACGGTCTACAAACCTTCCGAGTCGGGTGAAATCATTTTCAAAGTGGAACCCAGGGGTAGATTCGAACTGGTTGTAAACGCAGATACCCTGTACAAGCCGGTCCGGTTTGGACCGCGTACGCTGCGCATTCCGCTCAAAGTAGAAAAAGGCAAGGAATACAAAATCGAGGCCTGTTTTCGACAGATTGGCCGCTGGCCCGCCGGCCTGCGTATGAATTTCGGCAAAGAAATGCCGGTCAAATTCGATGAACTCATCAAAAAGCTGCATGGCATCGATATCGTTGTATTCGCAGGAGGTATTTCTTCTCAGCTGGAAGGCGAACAAATGCCGGTTGAATTGCCCGGTTTCAAGGGCGGCGACCGTACGGATATCGAACTCCCTGAAATTCAGCGAAACTGCTTGCAGGCTCTGAAACAAGCCGGCAAACAAATTATCCTAGTGAATTGCTCAGGATCCGCAATGGGTTTGATGCCGGAGACCGAAACCTGTGCGGCCATTCTCCAGGCATGGTACGGCGGCGAATCCGGCGGACAGGCGGTCGCCGATGTCCTGTTCGGTGATTACAATCCGTCCGGCAAACTGCCGATCACGTTCTATAAGAACATCCAACAGGTGGGCGATTTTGAAGATTATTCCATGAAGGGACGCACCTATCGCTACATGTCTGATCCACTTTATCCTTTTGGCTTTGGATTAAGTTATACCGCTTTCTTGATCGGCGAGGCAAGTTTGAATAAGATGAAAATCAACAAGGAAGAATCCGTCGAGTTGACCATTCCAGTTTCGAATATCGGCAAACGCGATGGAACGGAAATCGTTCAGGTTTATGTCCGCAAGGCCAATGAAACGGAAGGACTGCTGAAAACCCTAAAGGGTTTTCAACGGGTCGATGTGGCTGCCGGAAAAACCCAAAAAGCGATCATCAATCTGCCTGCCGGGGCATTCGAGTTTTTCGACAGGAAAAGCGGTAAAATGGCCGTGACGCCCGGAGAGTATCAGGTTTTCTACGGCAACAGTTCGGACGCAAAAGATTTGAAATGGATCACCATTGCGATTCAATGA
- a CDS encoding glycoside hydrolase family 97 catalytic domain-containing protein, with protein sequence MIKKAQSLLILFMAVVSTEAICLESYKIQSPDNKILVDFRLTPLGEPVYSISYSGVTVLKQSRLGLVRSDGDFSTHLSLSAVSDVQLVRDSYQLLHGKRVRCIYSGNKRTFYLKNPKAQTLKIIFQVSDDGVAFRYHFPEKTTAKVRIYRESTSYHFDPAAKAFLQPCADARMQWCYSSPSYEEYYNLDIPVGVVAPNAAGWVLPALFNYGKYWICLSEAGVDTNNCGSRLGQFSPDGEYTVQYPQPQESKSGGPALPESTLPWLSPWRIVALADNLAGLVESTLETDLAAPAKYDVSSWLEPGLASWSWVILKDDSTVYDVQRRYIDFSAAMNWRYCLIDAQWDTQIGYEKIKQLADYAKTKNVKILLWYNSAGDWNTTPQTPRNKLLTRELRRAEFQKLHDYGIGGIKVDFFGGDGQSMMTYYMDILQDAAQYELAVNFHGSTFPRGWQRTFPNLIGMEAIRGEEYVTFGQFFADNQASHCTVIPFTRNLFDPMDFTPVNFSGIPNVQRRTTNGFELALSVLFTCGIQHIAETPGGMAAQPDYIKEYMRTVPVIWDDVQFIDGFPGKYVVLARKQANRWYIAGINGENSPRPLALDLSVLAVSGEGVLMTDSADAKEVVQQAVDCSRPIKLVLSPQGGFVIRTD encoded by the coding sequence ATGATAAAAAAGGCGCAGTCGTTGCTGATCCTGTTTATGGCCGTTGTTAGTACAGAAGCAATTTGCTTGGAGAGCTATAAGATACAGAGTCCAGATAATAAAATTTTAGTCGATTTCAGATTAACGCCCCTCGGTGAACCAGTCTATTCGATCTCTTATTCGGGTGTTACGGTCCTCAAACAATCCAGACTAGGTCTGGTCAGAAGTGACGGCGATTTCTCCACCCATCTCTCCCTTAGTGCTGTTTCCGACGTGCAGTTGGTTCGCGACAGTTATCAATTGCTGCATGGTAAAAGAGTGCGTTGCATCTATTCCGGCAACAAACGCACCTTTTATCTAAAGAATCCAAAGGCACAAACCCTCAAGATCATTTTTCAGGTGTCGGACGACGGCGTGGCGTTCAGATATCATTTCCCGGAGAAAACGACAGCCAAAGTGAGAATCTATCGAGAATCGACTTCTTATCACTTTGACCCGGCCGCAAAAGCGTTTTTGCAGCCCTGCGCCGACGCCAGGATGCAATGGTGCTACTCTTCGCCCTCTTACGAAGAGTATTACAATCTGGACATTCCGGTTGGCGTCGTTGCTCCCAATGCGGCCGGTTGGGTTTTGCCGGCTCTGTTCAATTATGGCAAGTATTGGATCTGTCTCAGCGAGGCGGGCGTGGATACCAACAATTGCGGATCACGTCTCGGTCAATTCTCTCCGGATGGAGAATACACGGTGCAATATCCGCAACCGCAGGAGAGCAAATCTGGTGGACCGGCTTTGCCTGAATCGACTCTGCCGTGGCTTTCGCCCTGGCGTATTGTGGCCCTGGCCGATAACCTTGCCGGTCTCGTCGAGTCCACTTTGGAAACCGATTTGGCTGCTCCGGCAAAATATGATGTTTCTTCATGGCTGGAACCGGGCCTTGCGTCCTGGAGTTGGGTCATTTTGAAGGATGATTCGACTGTTTATGATGTGCAACGGCGCTATATCGATTTCAGCGCCGCCATGAACTGGCGATACTGCCTCATCGATGCCCAGTGGGATACGCAAATCGGTTATGAAAAGATCAAACAACTGGCGGATTATGCGAAAACAAAAAACGTAAAAATCCTGCTCTGGTATAATTCGGCCGGCGATTGGAACACTACACCCCAAACGCCGCGCAATAAATTGCTCACCCGGGAATTGCGACGCGCCGAATTTCAAAAGTTGCATGATTACGGTATTGGCGGCATCAAAGTTGATTTTTTCGGCGGCGACGGGCAGTCCATGATGACGTATTATATGGATATTTTGCAGGATGCGGCCCAATACGAACTCGCAGTAAATTTTCACGGCAGCACTTTTCCCCGAGGATGGCAGCGGACCTTTCCCAATCTCATCGGCATGGAGGCGATCCGGGGAGAGGAATATGTGACATTCGGCCAATTCTTTGCCGACAACCAGGCTTCGCATTGTACGGTCATCCCCTTTACCAGAAATCTGTTCGATCCGATGGATTTTACACCGGTCAATTTTTCCGGCATACCGAATGTCCAGAGACGAACGACCAACGGTTTTGAACTGGCGCTTTCGGTTCTTTTCACCTGCGGTATTCAGCATATCGCCGAAACACCCGGCGGCATGGCGGCGCAGCCGGATTATATCAAAGAGTACATGCGGACTGTACCGGTTATCTGGGATGATGTCCAATTCATCGACGGCTTTCCCGGAAAATACGTCGTCCTGGCGCGAAAACAAGCGAATCGCTGGTATATCGCCGGCATCAACGGTGAAAATTCTCCACGCCCGTTGGCGCTGGACCTGTCCGTTCTGGCTGTCTCCGGCGAAGGGGTCCTCATGACCGATTCTGCCGATGCAAAAGAGGTTGTCCAGCAAGCGGTCGATTGTTCCCGCCCGATCAAGCTGGTTTTGTCTCCTCAGGGCGGATTTGTCATTAGAACCGATTAG
- a CDS encoding glycoside hydrolase family 9 protein, which produces MLLQSMTNAYRTSGFVVSRDNNNKAEKMSHMLIEDTRPVLKAGMGMAASILKPHFLFIAVLFCFRASFSQTLQVNDLGYFETPGVNVLVFSNQYNGFFFDEKTAGIELIHHGVRTATGGAVRLQNTPEQWDLVPAVVDRKVDKKNNVIEVTLRYKEFDFDSRIRVAAKDKGVEIDVFLDKPLPEKLEGHAGFNLEFLPAAYFEKSYLADGKPANFPLYPSGDTVVKPSAQKIAQFAGHSTFDDRGKGEFILPLPLATGKTIALAPEDPERFVLIRSADEILSLYDGRNLAQNGWYIVRSLIPAKKSGLVLTWYLQANAVPNWKRAPVIGFSQVGYRPNQHKVAVIELDKNDTPLAKATVYQVTPDGKPVAMFTANVQPWGRFLRYQYFKFDFTPVQDSGLYFIQYGQQKTNSFPIGTEVYRNIWHPTLDVWFPVQMDHMKVNEAYRTWHGVPYLDDALQAPLNQQHFDGYTMGATTGTKYKPLERIPGLTVGGWFDAGDFDIQTDSHCAAILSFVDAWENFALDRDETYIDQDTRYVDIHRPDGKPDILQQIEHGTLNLAAQVKNIGFPVRGIVVPKLHLYHHLGDASTITDNLPYNPALKPYESDGQSSGTMDDRWVFTERTAWTDYHTVAALAAAHRALLNFNRPLAEECLTLARTLWEEDNQLFKGPDTSRWAAWFGGNVKLMASLQLFLSTKDETYGRLFKESIWPELDRALPYSISTALRAWPYMDDAYRVRLKDYVVKYKEYMDGLAKENPYGVPMISRGWGGNSMIVRWAIDNYYAHKAYPEIIDSEYIYKGLNYIMGCHPYSNMSFVSSVGTVSKKITYGNNRADFRFIAGGIVPGLLLLQPDFPENKDDWPFLWGENECVLDNCAEYIFLGRAVNELKN; this is translated from the coding sequence GTGTTGCTGCAGAGTATGACAAATGCGTATCGTACCTCCGGCTTCGTCGTATCCCGGGACAATAACAATAAGGCGGAAAAAATGTCACACATGCTTATCGAAGATACTCGTCCCGTGCTAAAAGCAGGAATGGGCATGGCAGCCTCCATCCTCAAGCCGCATTTTCTCTTCATTGCTGTTTTGTTCTGCTTTCGTGCCTCGTTTAGCCAAACGCTGCAGGTCAATGACCTGGGCTACTTTGAAACGCCAGGCGTCAATGTCCTGGTGTTCAGCAACCAGTATAACGGTTTCTTTTTTGATGAAAAGACGGCCGGTATTGAACTCATCCATCACGGAGTGAGAACGGCAACCGGCGGCGCCGTCAGGTTGCAGAATACTCCGGAACAATGGGACCTGGTGCCTGCCGTCGTGGATCGCAAAGTGGATAAAAAGAACAACGTCATCGAGGTTACGCTCCGTTATAAGGAATTCGACTTTGACTCCCGGATCCGGGTTGCAGCCAAGGATAAGGGCGTAGAGATCGACGTTTTTCTTGATAAACCGCTTCCCGAAAAGCTGGAAGGTCATGCCGGATTTAATCTGGAATTTCTGCCTGCTGCGTATTTTGAAAAATCCTATCTGGCGGACGGCAAGCCGGCCAATTTCCCTCTGTATCCCTCCGGTGATACCGTCGTTAAACCCAGCGCGCAAAAAATAGCGCAATTCGCCGGTCATTCAACTTTTGATGACCGGGGTAAAGGCGAGTTTATCCTCCCCCTCCCTCTTGCCACAGGCAAAACCATTGCCCTGGCGCCTGAAGATCCGGAACGTTTTGTCCTGATCAGGTCTGCGGACGAAATCTTGAGCTTATATGACGGCCGCAATCTGGCGCAAAATGGATGGTATATTGTGCGCAGTTTGATTCCTGCCAAAAAATCAGGTCTGGTGCTCACGTGGTATCTGCAAGCCAATGCGGTGCCCAATTGGAAACGGGCACCGGTGATCGGCTTTTCGCAGGTGGGGTATCGGCCTAACCAGCACAAGGTCGCGGTCATCGAATTGGACAAGAATGACACGCCGTTGGCCAAGGCAACCGTCTATCAGGTCACGCCGGACGGCAAGCCGGTCGCCATGTTTACAGCCAATGTGCAACCCTGGGGCCGTTTCCTGCGCTACCAATACTTCAAGTTTGACTTTACTCCGGTGCAGGATTCCGGCCTCTATTTCATACAATATGGTCAGCAAAAAACCAACAGCTTTCCCATCGGCACTGAGGTCTATCGCAACATTTGGCATCCCACCCTGGATGTTTGGTTTCCGGTGCAGATGGATCACATGAAGGTCAACGAGGCGTATCGCACGTGGCATGGTGTTCCGTACCTGGATGATGCACTGCAGGCGCCGCTCAATCAGCAGCACTTTGACGGCTATACCATGGGCGCCACCACAGGTACGAAATACAAACCTCTGGAACGCATCCCCGGTCTGACTGTCGGTGGCTGGTTTGACGCCGGCGATTTCGATATTCAGACCGATTCTCATTGCGCCGCTATTCTGAGCTTCGTCGACGCTTGGGAGAATTTCGCTCTCGATCGTGATGAAACGTATATTGATCAGGACACCCGTTATGTTGATATACATCGCCCGGACGGCAAGCCGGATATTTTACAGCAAATTGAACACGGAACGCTGAATCTGGCCGCACAGGTGAAAAATATCGGGTTCCCGGTACGAGGCATTGTCGTTCCCAAGCTGCATCTCTACCACCATCTGGGCGACGCCTCCACCATCACCGATAATCTGCCCTATAATCCCGCTTTAAAACCTTATGAATCCGATGGCCAATCCAGCGGCACCATGGATGATCGCTGGGTATTTACCGAACGAACGGCCTGGACCGACTATCATACCGTCGCCGCTCTGGCTGCAGCCCATCGTGCACTGCTGAATTTCAACCGACCTCTGGCTGAAGAGTGTCTGACTCTGGCCCGAACTCTGTGGGAGGAAGACAACCAACTATTTAAAGGTCCTGATACATCCAGATGGGCAGCCTGGTTTGGTGGCAACGTCAAGCTCATGGCTTCACTGCAGTTGTTCCTTTCAACAAAAGACGAGACCTATGGCCGACTTTTCAAAGAATCCATCTGGCCCGAACTGGATCGAGCATTGCCTTATAGCATATCCACAGCATTGCGCGCCTGGCCTTACATGGATGACGCATATCGTGTCAGGCTGAAGGATTATGTCGTCAAGTATAAAGAGTATATGGATGGACTCGCTAAAGAAAATCCCTATGGCGTGCCGATGATTTCAAGGGGCTGGGGCGGGAACAGCATGATCGTCAGGTGGGCAATTGACAATTACTATGCACACAAGGCCTATCCTGAAATCATCGATTCAGAGTACATCTACAAAGGCTTGAACTATATCATGGGTTGTCATCCCTATTCGAACATGTCGTTCGTCTCTTCCGTGGGCACCGTATCGAAAAAAATTACCTATGGAAATAACCGTGCCGATTTTCGATTTATTGCCGGCGGCATTGTTCCCGGTCTGTTGCTGTTGCAGCCGGATTTCCCAGAGAACAAGGATGACTGGCCGTTTCTCTGGGGTGAAAATGAGTGCGTGCTGGATAACTGCGCTGAATATATCTTTCTTGGCCGAGCGGTAAACGAATTGAAAAACTAG